One window from the genome of Candidatus Saccharibacteria bacterium encodes:
- the topA gene encoding type I DNA topoisomerase — MSSKKIVVVESPAKAKTITKILDYKYQVVASFGHVRDLPKSKMGIDIEDHFKPEYIIPKDKAKKVRELKAALSGAQEVVLATDLDREGEAIAWHVAELIPKKDRDKVEIKRITFAEITPTAIKSAMKNYRQIDMDLVYAQQARRVLDKLVGYSLSPVLWRKVKSGLSAGRVQSVALKIIVDREKQIIAHKPEEYWTIEVELDHSQIKAIKAKLLDPDQKYLNNGDSAKDSEQELLTAKYQVKKNIVTESIKKPLPPYKTSTLQQDASRLLGLSSKQTMMLAQRLYEAGHITYMRTDSTSISKDAIDAIEKYLDKNGLIADKKRGQFKTTTKGAQEAHEAIRASDVNKTPEGLKDFDNQAVKLYRLIRNRAIASRMEPSRYQKFKVQIEAKVDNGNIYDLISEARIRVYPGFEEIFEVDKGKFVDLSELEAGNDLQLKNLEMEQKFTKPPARYSEATLIKELESLGVGRPSTYASIISTLLLRYAQKEEGRLKPNLLAFPVTELLADNFDFVVDPDFTAKMESELDQVAEGKRIWYQVVEMTYDPMHKTLDDRLDQIPRYQAPKQELEEKCPECQSQLLIRESRYGQFIACSNFPECKYKRSVKTAIAKCPDCDQGEVIEKRTKRGKIFYSCERYPDCKYAVWNKQEIPEQNLIKTSE; from the coding sequence ATGAGTTCAAAAAAAATAGTTGTAGTAGAGTCACCAGCTAAGGCGAAGACAATTACTAAGATTCTGGATTACAAATATCAAGTAGTTGCTAGTTTTGGTCATGTTCGAGATCTGCCAAAAAGTAAGATGGGTATAGATATTGAAGATCATTTCAAGCCTGAGTATATTATTCCTAAAGATAAGGCAAAAAAGGTCCGAGAATTGAAGGCAGCCTTAAGTGGAGCTCAAGAAGTAGTATTGGCAACTGACCTTGATCGTGAGGGTGAGGCGATTGCCTGGCATGTTGCTGAATTGATCCCAAAAAAAGATCGAGACAAGGTCGAGATCAAAAGAATTACATTTGCAGAGATTACTCCGACGGCTATTAAGAGTGCAATGAAGAATTATCGTCAGATTGATATGGATCTAGTCTATGCTCAGCAAGCTAGAAGAGTGCTAGATAAATTGGTTGGGTACAGTCTCTCACCTGTTTTGTGGAGAAAGGTTAAATCTGGACTATCTGCAGGCAGGGTTCAGTCGGTAGCTTTGAAGATCATTGTCGATAGAGAGAAGCAGATTATTGCTCACAAGCCAGAAGAATATTGGACAATTGAGGTAGAATTAGATCATTCGCAAATCAAGGCAATCAAAGCCAAGCTATTGGATCCCGATCAAAAGTACCTAAATAACGGTGATTCTGCCAAAGACTCCGAACAAGAACTTTTGACAGCGAAGTATCAAGTCAAGAAAAACATAGTTACGGAATCTATCAAGAAGCCTTTGCCTCCCTATAAGACATCTACCCTTCAGCAGGATGCATCAAGGTTGCTAGGATTAAGTAGTAAGCAGACTATGATGTTGGCACAAAGGCTCTATGAAGCTGGTCATATTACTTATATGCGTACGGATAGTACTAGCATTAGCAAAGATGCCATTGATGCTATTGAGAAGTATCTTGATAAGAATGGACTTATTGCTGATAAGAAGCGAGGTCAATTCAAGACTACTACCAAAGGAGCTCAAGAGGCTCACGAAGCTATTAGAGCTAGTGATGTTAATAAGACCCCAGAAGGTTTGAAGGATTTTGATAATCAGGCAGTGAAACTCTATCGATTGATTCGCAACAGGGCAATAGCTAGTCGAATGGAGCCAAGTCGCTACCAGAAATTTAAAGTACAAATAGAAGCCAAGGTAGATAATGGCAATATCTATGATTTAATATCAGAAGCAAGGATTAGGGTCTATCCTGGTTTTGAAGAGATTTTTGAGGTTGACAAAGGTAAATTTGTTGATTTATCTGAACTTGAGGCTGGTAATGATTTACAGCTAAAAAATCTTGAAATGGAACAAAAGTTCACCAAGCCACCTGCTCGTTATAGTGAAGCTACTTTGATCAAGGAGTTGGAAAGCTTAGGTGTAGGGCGTCCATCTACTTATGCTAGTATTATTTCAACATTATTATTACGTTATGCTCAGAAGGAAGAAGGCAGGCTTAAGCCCAACCTATTAGCTTTTCCAGTGACTGAATTACTAGCCGATAATTTTGATTTTGTAGTAGATCCAGATTTTACAGCCAAAATGGAATCAGAACTCGATCAAGTAGCAGAAGGTAAGAGAATATGGTATCAGGTAGTAGAGATGACCTATGATCCAATGCATAAAACATTAGATGATAGATTAGATCAAATACCTAGATATCAGGCGCCAAAACAGGAGCTAGAAGAGAAATGTCCAGAGTGTCAAAGTCAATTACTAATCAGGGAATCGAGATACGGGCAATTTATCGCTTGTTCAAATTTTCCCGAATGTAAGTATAAGCGTTCAGTCAAGACTGCTATTGCAAAGTGTCCAGACTGTGATCAGGGTGAAGTAATTGAGAAGCGAACTAAACGTGGAAAGATATTTTATAGTTGCGAGCGTTATCCAGATTGTAAATATGCAGTTTGGAATAAACAAGAAATTCCAGAGCAAAATTTAATAAAAACTAGCGAATAA
- the dprA gene encoding DNA-processing protein DprA has protein sequence MKTDFDFGLVLFLSCYIIDLSMIKRVTKMHSLYPNNFHQLYSPPDQIYLRGTLRSDIRLVAMIGTRKPSGYGTAVSIQIAQGLVRAGLGVVSGLAYGIDMISQQAVLGLSGYTLAVLGSGLGKIYPRQNQGLANQICQSGGGLISEYSQEEQALAWHFPMRNRLIAALAEVVIVVEAGIKSGTFLTVNAALDLGKTVYAVPGPINSQASEGTNTLIRQGATLIRSVDDILEDLGLSGQLVSSKLGLRLDKLSQAILDLISSGVGEQDKIIQSLELDAKNTARLLVELELKGLITKTKTGIWSLQASG, from the coding sequence TTGAAAACCGATTTTGATTTTGGGTTGGTTTTGTTTTTAAGTTGCTATATAATAGATTTATCGATGATTAAACGAGTGACAAAGATGCACTCACTCTATCCAAATAATTTTCATCAATTATACAGCCCTCCCGATCAAATATATCTGAGAGGAACATTGAGATCAGATATCCGCCTGGTAGCAATGATTGGTACGAGGAAACCAAGTGGATATGGTACTGCAGTATCTATTCAAATTGCTCAAGGTTTGGTTAGGGCAGGACTTGGGGTGGTTAGTGGGTTGGCATATGGGATAGATATGATTAGTCAACAGGCTGTTTTGGGCTTGTCTGGGTATACTTTGGCTGTTTTGGGCTCAGGTTTAGGCAAAATATATCCTAGGCAAAATCAGGGATTAGCTAACCAGATCTGCCAATCAGGTGGTGGGCTGATTTCAGAGTACTCACAGGAAGAGCAAGCTTTGGCTTGGCATTTTCCGATGCGTAATCGCCTGATAGCGGCACTTGCTGAGGTGGTGATTGTAGTAGAAGCTGGAATCAAGAGTGGAACATTTTTGACTGTCAATGCGGCACTTGATTTGGGTAAAACTGTTTATGCTGTACCCGGTCCAATTAATAGTCAAGCATCTGAAGGTACTAATACGCTAATCAGGCAAGGAGCTACATTGATTCGTTCTGTAGATGATATTCTCGAAGATTTAGGGCTTAGTGGACAGCTTGTCAGCAGTAAGCTTGGTTTGAGATTGGATAAGCTTAGTCAAGCTATTCTAGATCTAATTAGTTCTGGGGTAGGTGAGCAGGATAAAATTATTCAGTCCCTTGAATTGGATGCAAAAAATACAGCTAGGTTATTGGTAGAATTGGAGTTAAAAGGCTTGATTACTAAGACAAAAACTGGGATTTGGAGTTTACAAGCTTCGGGCTAA
- a CDS encoding glutamate--tRNA ligase, with protein sequence MSNYPVRTRFAPSPTGYLHLGSIRTALFCYLFAKSKSGQFVWRLEDTDQQRFVSGAEAQMRQVFNWLGINPDEGPEIGGEYGPYRQSERLKLYQKFAHELVDQGLAYYSDLDQSVIEEAKQKAKQDKRSFVFRGEDFDNQSGDSRVDVPIRFRVSSVAGDKVDWEDGLRGKQSVSLSTIEDFILIKSDGYPTYNFANIIDDHLMQISDVIRAEEFIASTPKFQLVYQALGWYAPNFLHLPVVLGEDKKKLSKRTGASDLMLLKQEGYQPEAIINYLALLGWNPGSTQEIFSLDQLVQTFDPNSIQLSPAMFNQERLNWFNGQQLRLLTMPELVERFKPLLRDYFDPEWESDQSFLSDPSDINYLERVLSIEKDKIINPKQYLDKIYFLYRRPKFDLDILDQFDLEKQEFLTVIERLIGILEVNNDWDKQSLLTQIKDFIQASGLNTRFVMMSLRAGLTSQVGAMGVYDIMVLLGKDESLARLKLVQSG encoded by the coding sequence ATGAGTAATTATCCGGTTCGTACCAGGTTTGCACCCAGTCCAACGGGTTATTTGCATTTGGGTTCAATCCGGACTGCTTTATTTTGTTATCTTTTTGCCAAATCCAAATCCGGACAGTTTGTTTGGAGGCTTGAAGACACTGATCAACAAAGATTTGTCAGTGGTGCAGAAGCTCAAATGCGCCAAGTTTTTAATTGGTTGGGGATTAATCCTGATGAAGGTCCTGAGATTGGGGGCGAGTATGGGCCATATAGACAATCTGAAAGGCTAAAACTTTATCAAAAGTTTGCTCATGAATTGGTTGATCAAGGGTTGGCCTATTATTCCGATTTGGATCAATCAGTAATAGAGGAGGCTAAGCAAAAGGCCAAACAGGATAAAAGAAGCTTTGTATTTAGAGGCGAGGATTTCGATAATCAATCTGGTGATAGTAGGGTCGATGTACCGATTAGATTTAGAGTTTCAAGTGTAGCTGGAGATAAGGTAGATTGGGAAGATGGTCTTAGGGGTAAGCAGTCTGTTAGCTTGAGTACCATAGAGGATTTCATTTTGATAAAGTCTGATGGATATCCTACTTATAACTTTGCAAATATTATCGATGATCATTTGATGCAGATTAGTGATGTGATTCGAGCAGAAGAATTTATCGCTTCTACCCCAAAGTTCCAATTGGTTTATCAAGCACTTGGTTGGTATGCTCCGAATTTTTTGCATTTGCCTGTAGTGCTGGGTGAGGACAAGAAGAAACTTTCAAAGCGTACTGGTGCTAGTGATCTGATGCTATTGAAGCAGGAGGGTTATCAGCCCGAAGCAATTATTAATTATCTGGCATTACTTGGTTGGAACCCTGGAAGCACTCAAGAAATTTTTAGCCTTGATCAATTAGTTCAAACATTTGATCCAAATTCAATACAGCTCAGTCCGGCTATGTTCAACCAAGAAAGGCTTAATTGGTTTAATGGGCAACAGTTGAGGCTTTTAACTATGCCGGAATTGGTTGAAAGATTTAAGCCACTTCTTAGGGATTATTTTGATCCAGAGTGGGAGTCAGATCAAAGTTTCTTGAGTGATCCATCCGATATTAATTATTTGGAAAGAGTTCTATCAATAGAAAAAGACAAAATTATCAACCCTAAGCAATATTTAGATAAGATTTACTTTCTTTACCGTCGACCAAAATTTGATCTTGATATCCTTGATCAATTTGATCTAGAAAAACAAGAATTCTTGACCGTGATAGAGAGATTGATAGGAATTCTTGAAGTCAATAATGATTGGGATAAGCAATCACTATTGACTCAAATCAAGGATTTTATTCAGGCTAGCGGTCTGAATACTAGATTTGTAATGATGAGTTTGAGGGCTGGATTGACTAGCCAGGTCGGTGCAATGGGGGTCTATGATATTATGGTTTTACTGGGCAAAGATGAATCATTAGCCAGATTGAAACTAGTTCAATCTGGCTAG
- a CDS encoding DUF4367 domain-containing protein, with protein MSCDNCQGSNVIQIAGRDYCTTCGQAFGNTEKTANIQAKSQNFSDKPQGDSVSNRVNSQVGGHSVVAPMVGKPSVDVQPQTQFRATNKVLDKRSGLEDTNLNQQSSTFSDPMKIGVAESTATNLSLPSKSQNVSMDYAQQFDPIPVDYQQVNPAVQSTNDQSTNQSQPPIVQESKIASVLSDDQFNDLEQSFSKNPATDIPSNNSNQFSGHQQIIQDTVSAYPVEDRYPESTVDYYQPTTELGNQYNYYSDQNPSQIANNINYQDWEYQSQPSETQQTDNYGQMIADNQLVADLAVDSNRKKNKSSSRHYLGKVKDSATGLGNRLKNISTKASEVGNGIKPNLSEKTSRLKPDLNKQASILGRDTKSRFSNFFARKVALPSPGIAKLAGSALALAVILVYVWQVNYPSLALKIAGARAGIATSVPGYLPSGWQLSREIKVEDNSLTYSLVNTADRATMAVSQQASQWTDQDLIEDYISSISDSYQALRTGGQTLYIYGDNQISWIKDGLWYRIEGDSSQLAKDQLIKVASNI; from the coding sequence ATGAGTTGCGATAATTGTCAGGGTAGTAACGTTATCCAAATCGCTGGACGCGATTACTGTACCACTTGTGGTCAGGCTTTTGGTAATACAGAAAAAACTGCCAATATTCAGGCTAAGTCTCAGAATTTTTCAGATAAACCACAGGGGGATAGTGTGTCAAATAGGGTGAATTCTCAGGTTGGTGGTCATTCAGTAGTAGCTCCAATGGTCGGGAAGCCATCAGTTGATGTTCAACCCCAAACTCAGTTCAGAGCTACCAATAAGGTACTAGATAAAAGGTCAGGATTAGAGGATACTAATCTCAATCAACAGTCATCTACATTTAGTGACCCAATGAAGATTGGTGTGGCAGAATCAACAGCTACTAATCTATCTCTACCAAGTAAATCGCAAAATGTTAGTATGGATTATGCCCAACAGTTTGATCCGATTCCAGTCGACTATCAGCAAGTCAACCCAGCAGTTCAGTCTACAAATGATCAAAGCACTAATCAATCTCAACCGCCAATAGTCCAGGAATCCAAAATTGCCAGTGTATTAAGTGATGATCAATTTAATGACTTAGAGCAGAGCTTTAGTAAAAATCCAGCCACTGATATTCCTAGTAATAACTCTAATCAATTCTCAGGCCATCAACAAATTATACAGGATACGGTTTCAGCCTACCCAGTTGAGGATCGTTACCCTGAGTCTACTGTAGATTATTATCAGCCAACTACAGAATTAGGAAATCAGTATAATTATTACTCTGACCAAAATCCTAGCCAGATAGCAAATAATATTAATTATCAGGATTGGGAGTATCAGTCCCAACCCTCAGAAACTCAGCAGACTGATAATTATGGGCAGATGATTGCCGATAATCAGTTAGTTGCCGACTTAGCAGTTGATAGCAATAGAAAGAAGAATAAATCCAGCTCAAGACATTATCTAGGTAAAGTCAAAGATTCAGCTACTGGCCTGGGTAACAGATTAAAAAATATTTCCACTAAGGCTAGCGAAGTGGGTAATGGTATAAAACCAAATCTATCAGAAAAGACCAGTAGATTGAAGCCAGATTTGAATAAACAGGCCAGTATTCTTGGTAGGGATACAAAGAGTAGATTTTCAAACTTCTTTGCCCGTAAAGTTGCCCTACCTAGTCCTGGAATTGCTAAATTAGCAGGAAGCGCATTGGCACTTGCTGTAATCTTGGTTTATGTCTGGCAAGTTAATTATCCTAGTCTGGCACTTAAGATTGCTGGAGCTAGGGCAGGGATTGCTACTAGTGTTCCTGGATACCTCCCTAGTGGGTGGCAATTGAGTCGAGAGATTAAAGTCGAGGATAATAGTTTGACTTATAGTTTGGTTAATACTGCAGACAGGGCAACTATGGCCGTTTCTCAGCAAGCTAGTCAGTGGACAGATCAGGATTTGATTGAAGACTATATCAGTAGCATTAGTGATAGCTATCAAGCACTGAGAACTGGTGGTCAGACCCTGTATATCTATGGAGATAATCAGATTAGTTGGATCAAGGATGGATTGTGGTATAGGATAGAAGGGGATAGTAGTCAACTAGCTAAGGATCAATTGATTAAGGTTGCAAGTAATATCTAA
- a CDS encoding thermonuclease family protein, whose protein sequence is MHKLAKLLLGLALLVGFIWVKNQSHLSSQSVTVLKVIDGDTIEVSLNGQIQKVRLIGVDTPETKDPRLVVQCYGTEASQYSRQRLEGREITLESDPYVANYDKYQRLLAYVYLDGKNFNQELIEQGYAHEYTYDNQLYLYQADFKVSEEIARIKSQGLWNEQTCSGNTKQPA, encoded by the coding sequence ATGCACAAGCTAGCTAAGTTGTTGCTAGGCTTGGCTTTATTGGTTGGGTTTATTTGGGTCAAGAATCAATCCCATCTAAGCAGTCAATCAGTAACAGTGCTTAAGGTAATTGATGGGGATACTATTGAGGTCAGTTTGAATGGTCAGATCCAAAAAGTTCGCCTGATTGGCGTAGACACACCGGAGACCAAAGACCCTCGGCTGGTAGTTCAGTGTTATGGCACAGAGGCTAGTCAGTATAGCAGGCAGAGGCTTGAGGGTCGAGAGATTACCCTGGAATCTGATCCTTATGTGGCTAATTACGATAAGTATCAACGCTTGTTGGCTTACGTATATCTTGATGGTAAGAATTTTAACCAAGAATTAATAGAGCAGGGGTATGCTCATGAGTACACTTATGATAATCAACTCTATTTATACCAAGCTGATTTTAAGGTCAGTGAGGAGATAGCAAGAATAAAGAGTCAAGGTCTTTGGAATGAACAGACTTGCAGTGGTAACACCAAACAGCCAGCATAA
- the rodA gene encoding rod shape-determining protein RodA, with translation MRLIKNFRFDWLIVLPASVLILISISVLMASALGGSTIGVIDVVKQMVYFLIGILVAILLQRFDYRLVARYHKLFYLLTLVLLVLVELIGTTVFGARRWLDLGPIQLQPSEFAKLAVILSLGVYFAKNYQNSQRLGFVIRSSLISLPILVLVLIQPDLGTTLATLVIYLIMLTSSKFPKKILLGLMIIGLILIPVAYPYLDQYQQHRIEVFLNPDSDPQGIGYNVRQARIAIGNGGLGGQGINAGSQSQLNFLPSQHTDFIYSVIGEKLGFVGAAMVLIMELWIVIRIVWLANYSRERTATFLLLGIAGLWFFHSIINIGMNLGLAPVTGLPLPLVSLGGSSLILSIILLGIVNNIYRSKKQLEKTYAQAS, from the coding sequence ACTGATTAGTATAAGCGTATTGATGGCTTCAGCCCTAGGGGGGTCAACAATTGGAGTGATTGATGTGGTCAAACAAATGGTATATTTTTTGATTGGTATCTTGGTTGCAATATTACTTCAGAGATTTGATTACCGATTGGTAGCGAGGTATCACAAGCTTTTTTATCTTTTGACCTTGGTGCTCCTAGTTTTGGTTGAGCTAATTGGCACTACGGTTTTTGGAGCAAGACGATGGCTGGATCTTGGTCCAATTCAACTCCAGCCATCGGAGTTCGCCAAGTTGGCGGTCATTCTTTCACTTGGGGTTTATTTTGCCAAGAATTATCAGAATAGTCAGAGGTTGGGTTTTGTCATCAGATCCAGCTTGATCAGTCTACCAATTCTAGTATTAGTTTTAATTCAACCTGATCTAGGTACTACTTTGGCGACTTTGGTAATTTATTTGATTATGTTAACTAGTTCTAAATTCCCAAAAAAAATCCTTTTGGGTTTGATGATCATTGGGTTAATTTTGATTCCAGTTGCTTATCCATATCTAGATCAATATCAACAACACCGGATAGAGGTTTTTCTCAACCCTGATAGTGACCCTCAGGGAATTGGTTATAATGTTCGTCAGGCTAGAATAGCAATTGGTAATGGAGGACTAGGGGGTCAAGGGATCAACGCTGGTAGTCAGTCGCAACTCAATTTTCTACCCAGTCAACATACTGATTTTATCTACTCGGTGATTGGAGAGAAATTGGGATTCGTTGGCGCAGCAATGGTGCTAATTATGGAGCTTTGGATTGTAATCCGGATTGTTTGGCTGGCGAATTATTCTCGCGAACGAACAGCTACCTTTTTGTTACTCGGCATAGCTGGACTTTGGTTTTTTCATAGTATCATCAATATCGGCATGAACCTTGGGCTTGCACCAGTGACCGGACTACCTCTGCCATTGGTGTCATTGGGTGGGTCTAGTTTGATATTGAGCATCATCCTCCTAGGTATTGTCAATAATATCTATAGAAGCAAGAAACAGTTGGAGAAAACTTATGCACAAGCTAGCTAA